CTTCGGGAAAGCGCGATAAAAAATGCCCTCAAAATCATGACTTCCTCCTCGATGACCTCGATCGTCTCATTCCTCTCCCTCCTCTTCCCAAGCGTACAGCGGGCGTTTCGTCCGCCTTATGTCCTCATGTAATAGGCGCAGGCTGTTGGAGTTTCCCTGAGCTCCACACGCTCTACCTGAATTCCCGAATGTGTAACTTTTGACTCGATCTGCTCAAAAAAGTATCGGGCCATGTTTTCCGCCGTTGGATTCATATGATCAAAGGGCGGGACCTCGTTAAGAACGGCATGATCGAAGGATCGGACGACAGACTTTAATATTTCATTCAGATCCTTGAAGTCAATCACCATTCCCATGGAATTCAGGGTCTCTGATTTTACTACAACCGTCAAACGGTAATTGTGACCATGCATGTGTTGACATCCGCCCTGGTGGTCCCGGATGGCATGGGCAGAAGAAAAGTCGATTTCTCTGGATACCGCATACATCAGAGCTTGTCCCCGGAGAGTCTGGCCAGCACCTTCTTCAAGAGTTTACGGATATCTTTCAACTCATCCTCAATGGAGGAAAGCCGTTCCTGAAAGTGAGATAATCCCTCCACTTCATTAATAATGTCCGTGAACATGGGATTATCCTCATCAAGGGTTTCATGGGAGGTGAAATAAACCTGCTGCAGCTTGGTGTCGATTGAAGATTGTGGTGCAATAAAGGGGGTAACCGGCCTTTCTGCCGCCTCTTCCAGCTTTGAGATCAGGTTGATGTCGGTAGGATCAACCATGGCGACATAGAGTCGCCCCTGGTCAATTTTGATGGGTACGGCTTCGCACTCCTTTGCAACTTTGTACGGAACCAGGTCTTTGGCCCTGGGGGATACGTCGACATGCATGATGTTGATGCAGGGTATGTCCATCTGCTTGCTTAAGAATGCAGCCAGCACATTTTCATCGATGAATTTAAGATCCACCAGGGTGCTGCCGAACCGTTTTCCAGTGCGCTTCTGGTCTTCCAGCGCAATCTTCATCTGGATTTCATCGATCAGGTTCGACTCCAGAAGCATGTACCCCAGATTCTTCTTCATCGCACCATAGTAATTTGCCCCTCGCGACATTGTCAAGATGGGCCACCTTTAGTATAATGGATTTCACTTCACTTGCAGCGGAGGTATATTCATGCGTCGCACTGCCGTTCTAGCCATACTTGTTCTGATTGCCGCCACCATGCTTTGCGCAGCCGAAAAAGCACCTAAATTGTCGATTGAAAAATCTACCGCTGATTTCGGCGAAGTGATCCGTGGAGAGGTTGTTGAAGCCGATTTCATCATCAGGAATACAGGAACTGAAAACCTTGTCATTTCCGATGCCCGGCCGTCCTGCGGCTGCACGATTGCCAGCTTTGACAAGATCATTGAACCGGGAAAAGAAGGGAAAGTCCACGCCAAACTCGATACGAAGGACTATTCCGGACCTAATTCATGGACGATCACAATTGAGAGCAACGACGCTGAAATTCCTTATATGAAGCTCTATCTGCGGGCCAATGTGAAAACGATTGTCTCTGTTATCCCCAAATCCAGTATCCGGTTTACCAAACTGGAACGTGAACCTATCACGAAAACGGTTACCGTGGTTACGGAACAGGCCGGCAACGACTTTACCATCAGTGATCCCAAACCTGACCAGGACTACATTAAGGTCAAAATTCGGCAGCTTCCTGACAGTGAAAGGGATCCAACCTATCCCAATAAACAGTATGAAGTCCAGGTCGATGTGGGTCCGGAGGCTCCTGTGGGAACGGTTAATGCGACCGTGACCATGAAGACGAATGAACCCAAGGTACCCACGATAACCCTGCGACTGCTTGGTCTGGTTCGGCCCGCGGTCATGGTTTCACCTCCGGTTCTTACATCAGGTCCGACCCCGGCCGGAAAAGATTTTCATCGCAGCGTTCTGGTCATCGATTCCGGGGACACGCCTTCCCTGAAAGTGAAAAGCGTCACTTCCGACCTTCCCTTCCTTTCCTTTGAAATCGAAGAGAT
The window above is part of the Thermoanaerobaculia bacterium genome. Proteins encoded here:
- the queD gene encoding 6-carboxytetrahydropterin synthase QueD; translation: MYAVSREIDFSSAHAIRDHQGGCQHMHGHNYRLTVVVKSETLNSMGMVIDFKDLNEILKSVVRSFDHAVLNEVPPFDHMNPTAENMARYFFEQIESKVTHSGIQVERVELRETPTACAYYMRT
- a CDS encoding DUF1573 domain-containing protein; this translates as MRRTAVLAILVLIAATMLCAAEKAPKLSIEKSTADFGEVIRGEVVEADFIIRNTGTENLVISDARPSCGCTIASFDKIIEPGKEGKVHAKLDTKDYSGPNSWTITIESNDAEIPYMKLYLRANVKTIVSVIPKSSIRFTKLEREPITKTVTVVTEQAGNDFTISDPKPDQDYIKVKIRQLPDSERDPTYPNKQYEVQVDVGPEAPVGTVNATVTMKTNEPKVPTITLRLLGLVRPAVMVSPPVLTSGPTPAGKDFHRSVLVIDSGDTPSLKVKSVTSDLPFLSFEIEEMAPNKQYRIHVKMLDDAPSGPFNGTMTIECDYPDAHYRTMTVPVRGEVKG